The following proteins come from a genomic window of Nocardioides albertanoniae:
- a CDS encoding 2'-5' RNA ligase family protein — MRTIGVAIAIPEPWASQLQDYRSSLGDATATMIPTHITLVPPTEIHDDMLPDVEDHLAAAAARVAPFNVHLRGTGTFRPVSPVVFVTVVAGISGCEQLANTVRQGPLDQKLTFPYHPHVTIAHDLPDASLDKAFGELADFECEWLVEEFHLYVHDDTDGWRPTREFALTAALTS, encoded by the coding sequence ATGCGCACCATCGGTGTTGCCATCGCTATCCCGGAGCCTTGGGCAAGTCAGCTCCAGGACTATCGGTCGTCTCTCGGGGACGCGACGGCGACCATGATCCCGACGCACATCACCCTCGTGCCGCCGACCGAGATCCACGACGACATGCTGCCCGACGTCGAGGATCACCTGGCGGCAGCAGCGGCCCGAGTGGCGCCGTTCAACGTGCATCTGCGCGGCACCGGCACCTTCCGGCCGGTCTCGCCGGTGGTGTTCGTGACGGTGGTCGCGGGCATCTCGGGATGCGAGCAGCTGGCCAACACCGTCCGGCAGGGGCCGCTCGACCAGAAGCTCACGTTCCCCTATCACCCGCATGTCACGATCGCTCACGACCTTCCCGACGCTAGCCTCGACAAGGCTTTCGGGGAGCTGGCCGACTTCGAGTGCGAGTGGCTGGTCGAGGAGTTCCACCTCTACGTGCACGACGACACCGACGGGTGGCGCCCGACCCGGGAGTTCGCACTCACGGCAGCACTGACCAGCTGA
- a CDS encoding Clp protease N-terminal domain-containing protein, whose translation MFERFTRPARDAVTTAQTYATELGHERIGDDHLLLAIQAGDSLGARALAGSGVDATELREEIERAHGHLGSDDADALAALGIDLDAVRSKVESAFGEGALDNGRPRRRLGGHLPFTKDAKKVLELGLREAIRLGDRSIGTEHILLGILRAEGDGHAALRTLGVDADALRRVLERGEAA comes from the coding sequence ATGTTCGAGAGGTTCACCCGGCCCGCGCGCGACGCGGTGACGACGGCACAGACGTACGCGACCGAGCTCGGCCACGAGCGCATCGGCGACGACCACCTCCTGCTGGCGATCCAGGCCGGCGACTCCCTCGGCGCTCGGGCGCTCGCCGGGTCAGGGGTCGACGCGACCGAGCTGCGGGAAGAGATCGAGCGCGCCCACGGACACCTCGGCAGCGACGACGCCGACGCGCTCGCCGCGCTGGGGATCGACCTGGACGCCGTGCGCTCCAAGGTCGAGTCGGCGTTCGGGGAAGGAGCGCTGGACAACGGGCGGCCACGCCGCCGCCTCGGCGGCCACCTCCCCTTCACCAAGGACGCGAAGAAGGTGCTCGAGCTCGGGCTGCGCGAGGCGATCAGGCTCGGAGACCGCTCCATCGGCACCGAGCACATCCTGCTGGGCATCCTGCGCGCGGAAGGGGACGGGCATGCTGCACTACGGACACTCGGTGTGGACGCTGATGCGCTGCGCCGCGTACTCGAGCGCGGCGAAGCCGCCTGA
- a CDS encoding MFS transporter produces MTAAKPVTPARFAVAVLALAMGGFAIGTTEFVTMGVLPEIAEGVGVGTSTAGHLISAYAVGVVVGVPILSFFVAHLPRKGLLLALMAAYALFNVLSAVAVDFHMLLVARFLDGLPHGAYFGVATIVATSMAAPKHRGRAVALVMLGLSVANVIGVPFATWLGQSAGWRAPYAAAAGLALLTVVLVQVSVPHFPGDPNATGRGEASTFFTNPQVWLTMLAGAIGFGGMFAAYSYISPIVTGTAGLAAGAVPWFVFAFGLGMVVGTWVAGEMARWSVMGSLLVSSLGMIAVLSLFWLVAPAGWWLAPVAFLTTAIASVLVINLQVRLMDVADNAVTLGAAMNHASLNIANALGAFAGGLALDTWSAREAPLVGAGLAAGGMVVLLWSTTIHRRRAQPS; encoded by the coding sequence ATGACCGCCGCGAAGCCGGTCACTCCCGCACGCTTCGCCGTCGCTGTGCTCGCGCTCGCGATGGGTGGCTTCGCGATCGGAACGACCGAGTTCGTGACCATGGGCGTGCTGCCGGAGATCGCCGAGGGGGTCGGCGTCGGCACCTCGACGGCGGGTCACCTGATCAGTGCCTATGCGGTCGGTGTCGTGGTCGGCGTACCGATCCTGTCGTTCTTCGTCGCGCATCTCCCACGCAAAGGCCTGCTGCTGGCGCTGATGGCGGCCTATGCCCTGTTCAACGTGCTCAGCGCTGTCGCGGTCGACTTCCACATGCTGCTGGTCGCGCGTTTCCTCGACGGGCTTCCGCACGGTGCCTACTTCGGTGTCGCGACCATCGTGGCGACCTCGATGGCCGCCCCGAAACACCGCGGTCGTGCCGTCGCGTTGGTCATGCTCGGGCTCTCGGTCGCCAACGTGATCGGCGTGCCGTTCGCGACCTGGCTCGGCCAGAGCGCCGGCTGGCGGGCACCGTACGCCGCAGCAGCAGGCCTCGCCCTGCTCACCGTGGTGCTGGTGCAGGTCTCGGTGCCCCACTTCCCGGGCGACCCGAACGCGACCGGCCGAGGTGAGGCGAGCACGTTCTTCACCAACCCCCAGGTCTGGTTGACCATGCTCGCGGGCGCGATCGGCTTCGGCGGCATGTTCGCGGCCTACTCCTACATCTCCCCGATCGTCACCGGCACGGCCGGACTGGCCGCGGGCGCGGTGCCGTGGTTCGTGTTCGCCTTCGGCCTCGGCATGGTCGTCGGCACCTGGGTGGCCGGCGAGATGGCGCGCTGGTCGGTGATGGGGTCGCTGCTGGTGAGCAGCCTCGGCATGATCGCCGTGCTGTCGCTCTTCTGGCTGGTCGCCCCCGCCGGCTGGTGGCTCGCGCCGGTGGCGTTCTTGACCACTGCGATCGCCTCGGTGCTGGTGATCAACCTGCAGGTGCGCCTGATGGACGTCGCCGACAACGCGGTGACCCTCGGCGCTGCGATGAACCACGCGAGCCTCAACATCGCCAACGCCCTCGGCGCCTTCGCCGGCGGCCTCGCCCTCGACACCTGGAGCGCACGAGAGGCGCCGCTGGTCGGCGCGGGCCTGGCTGCCGGCGGGATGGTGGTGCTGCTGTGGAGCACCACCATCCACCGACGCCGGGCCCAGCCGAGCTAA
- the trpS gene encoding tryptophan--tRNA ligase yields the protein MTGSTAPRDPSSSGPASTTRPRVLSGIQPTADSYHLGNYLGAVRQWVSLQEEHEPFFFIADLHAITVEQDPKVLRERTRRAAAQLLAAGVDPGRSAIFVQSHLPEHAQLGWVMQCITSFGEARRMTQFKDKSAKGGEGAASVGLFSYPMLMAADILLYRPAYVPVGEDQRQHLELTRDLAQRFNSRYKKTFKLPEPYILKEVAKIYDLQDPTSKMSKSASSPAGLIDMLDDPKVSAKKIRSAVTDSEMEIRFDEEGKPGVSNLLRIYSALTGAEIDTLVGKYDGKGYGDLKKDLAEVVVDYVTPFREKTFEVLEDKAYLDGILAQGAEKAGAVARKTLADVYERVGFVPPAAPVG from the coding sequence ATGACCGGCAGCACCGCTCCTCGGGACCCGTCCTCGTCGGGTCCGGCATCGACCACCCGGCCCAGGGTCCTCTCGGGCATCCAGCCGACCGCCGACTCCTACCACCTCGGCAACTACCTCGGCGCGGTGCGGCAGTGGGTGAGCCTGCAGGAGGAGCACGAGCCGTTCTTCTTCATCGCCGACCTGCACGCGATCACCGTCGAGCAGGACCCGAAGGTGCTGCGGGAGCGTACGCGGCGGGCCGCCGCCCAGCTGCTCGCTGCCGGTGTCGACCCGGGGCGTTCCGCGATCTTCGTGCAGTCCCACCTGCCCGAGCACGCCCAGCTCGGCTGGGTGATGCAGTGCATCACCTCGTTCGGCGAGGCGCGCCGGATGACCCAGTTCAAGGACAAGTCCGCCAAGGGCGGGGAGGGTGCGGCCTCCGTCGGCCTCTTCTCCTACCCGATGCTGATGGCTGCCGACATCCTGCTCTACCGCCCGGCGTACGTGCCGGTGGGTGAGGACCAGCGCCAGCACCTCGAGCTGACCCGCGACCTCGCCCAGCGGTTCAACAGCCGTTACAAGAAGACCTTCAAGCTGCCCGAGCCCTACATCCTCAAGGAGGTCGCGAAGATCTACGACCTCCAGGACCCGACGAGCAAGATGTCGAAGTCTGCCTCGAGCCCGGCCGGCCTGATCGACATGCTCGACGACCCCAAGGTGAGCGCCAAGAAGATCCGCTCCGCGGTCACCGACTCGGAGATGGAGATCCGCTTCGACGAGGAGGGCAAGCCGGGCGTCTCCAACCTGCTGCGGATCTACTCCGCCCTGACCGGCGCCGAGATCGACACCCTGGTCGGCAAGTACGACGGCAAGGGCTACGGCGACCTCAAGAAGGATCTCGCCGAGGTCGTCGTCGACTATGTGACGCCCTTCCGCGAGAAGACCTTCGAGGTGCTCGAGGACAAGGCGTATCTCGACGGCATCCTGGCGCAGGGGGCGGAGAAGGCGGGCGCGGTCGCCCGCAAGACTCTGGCCGACGTCTACGAGCGGGTGGGCTTTGTGCCCCCCGCGGCGCCGGTCGGCTAG
- a CDS encoding RNA polymerase subunit sigma-70 — protein MTDAKDLAESAASADPRVGLRAALALRRLADSLERLQVTNARRNGWAWQEIADALEVSRQAVHKKYAKEM, from the coding sequence ATGACGGATGCGAAGGACCTGGCGGAGTCGGCAGCGAGCGCCGACCCGCGCGTCGGGTTGCGGGCAGCGCTCGCGCTACGCCGCCTGGCCGACTCGTTGGAGCGGCTGCAGGTGACCAATGCCCGCCGCAACGGGTGGGCCTGGCAGGAGATCGCCGACGCGCTGGAGGTCAGCCGGCAGGCGGTTCACAAGAAGTATGCGAAGGAGATGTGA
- a CDS encoding SCO4848 family membrane protein, with protein sequence MKLEKTDGALLLVIGVWTIAIWTNFGRNLVKTAKDPEQSRPKPYYIAHAVLVVVDVLLGGLLVKLGVQRLLTRG encoded by the coding sequence ATGAAGCTCGAGAAGACTGACGGCGCGCTCCTCCTGGTCATCGGGGTGTGGACGATCGCGATCTGGACCAACTTCGGTCGCAACCTCGTCAAGACGGCCAAGGACCCGGAGCAGTCGCGTCCCAAGCCCTACTACATCGCCCACGCGGTGCTCGTGGTCGTCGACGTCCTTCTCGGTGGGTTGCTCGTCAAGCTCGGCGTGCAGCGGTTGCTGACCCGGGGCTGA
- a CDS encoding MarR family winged helix-turn-helix transcriptional regulator, producing MDVSGRTYPQLALDLQLCFPLYAATRAVTKRYVTLLRGTGLTYPQYLVMLVLWETTEPLSVTSLGQRLRLDSGTLTPLLKRLETADLVRRDRDPGDERRVLVSLTDDGRALEEQVSGVPEQLGASMGITREEALALRDQLTDLVDHLDTAESA from the coding sequence ATGGACGTGTCCGGACGTACTTATCCGCAGCTCGCGCTCGATCTCCAGCTCTGCTTCCCGCTCTACGCAGCGACCCGAGCCGTCACGAAGCGCTACGTGACGCTGCTCAGGGGCACAGGGCTGACCTACCCGCAGTATCTGGTGATGCTGGTGCTCTGGGAGACCACCGAGCCGTTGTCGGTGACCTCGCTCGGCCAACGTCTGCGGCTCGACTCCGGCACCCTGACTCCCCTGCTCAAGCGCCTCGAGACCGCGGATCTGGTGCGGCGCGACCGCGACCCGGGCGACGAGCGCCGGGTGCTGGTCAGCCTGACCGACGACGGCAGGGCACTGGAGGAGCAGGTCTCGGGCGTGCCTGAGCAGCTCGGCGCGTCGATGGGGATCACCCGCGAGGAGGCGCTCGCCCTGCGCGACCAGCTCACCGACCTGGTCGACCACCTCGACACGGCCGAGTCGGCCTGA
- the ggpS gene encoding glucosylglycerol-phosphate synthase produces the protein MNHTSAADARMLLATDLDGTFLAGDPEAKVKLYQTLSRREDVLLSFVTGRGLESVMPLLADPTIPTPDFIICDVGATIVTGHDLLAVEPIQQEIAARWPGELKVLEKIGDRPGLVRQNVPQDRRVSYFCDPEAVTDDLAPLVAEIGCDLLYSAGHYLDVLPGGINKGYTVTRLVEHLGIPKDRVLVAGDTLNDLSMYDIGFPGVCVGEAEDLLLDATRDKGRTFHATAPGTGGILQAIKHFNLLDDEHIYDPENDADDPGKSDLVMVYHRLPYDEVIENGEVQRRRPKSPNGIIPTLLSFFSERTGSWVAWSVDDPKRGNFATHTVVDPKLYPGLVASRLPLSKKDVDIFYKRFSKEAFWPLLHTFWERAKFKEEDWQVYRRVNRAFAEQAAAEAAYGAIVWIHDYNLWMVPAFLRELRPDVKIAFLHHTHFPSADVFNVVPWRREIIGSLLQCDYISFHIPRQVENFVDVARGVAPVEVIETVDSAPRFRTYGFALGLDTMPSVIDVGGRRVHLGANPVSVDTQRIADTLATEAVQKSIAKVKTEFTGQRIALAVSRLDYTKGVLQQLEAFERALLEDPSLMGELSLVLVCVPAAGEMTVYKSLQNQIEQAVGRINGRFSRMGWMPVHFYFRPIPFEELLAYYANADIMWITPLRDGLNLVAKEYAAVHGLLGTSGTLVLSEFAGAAAELRGAVLTNPHDVSDMVRVFLQAVDMDEAETKDRMRGLWDTVRHHDSNAWADGFIAAVEAATATPTPDEAAGA, from the coding sequence GTGAACCACACGTCCGCCGCCGATGCGCGCATGCTGCTTGCGACTGACCTGGACGGAACCTTCCTAGCCGGCGATCCCGAGGCGAAGGTCAAGCTCTACCAGACGCTGAGCCGCCGCGAGGACGTGCTTCTCTCGTTCGTCACCGGCCGTGGGCTCGAGTCCGTGATGCCCCTGCTGGCCGACCCGACGATCCCGACCCCCGACTTCATCATCTGCGACGTCGGCGCCACCATCGTCACCGGCCACGACCTGCTCGCCGTCGAACCCATCCAGCAGGAGATCGCCGCCAGGTGGCCCGGCGAGCTGAAGGTCTTGGAGAAGATCGGCGACCGCCCCGGGCTGGTGCGCCAGAACGTGCCGCAGGACCGCCGGGTCTCCTACTTCTGCGACCCGGAGGCAGTCACCGACGACCTCGCTCCCCTGGTCGCCGAGATCGGCTGCGACCTGCTCTACTCGGCCGGCCACTACCTCGATGTGCTGCCCGGAGGGATCAACAAGGGCTACACCGTCACCAGGCTGGTCGAGCACCTCGGCATCCCCAAGGACCGCGTGCTGGTCGCCGGCGACACCCTCAACGACCTCTCGATGTATGACATCGGGTTCCCCGGCGTCTGCGTCGGCGAGGCCGAGGACCTGCTGCTCGACGCCACCCGCGACAAAGGGCGTACGTTCCACGCCACCGCCCCCGGCACCGGCGGCATCCTGCAGGCGATCAAGCACTTCAACCTGCTCGACGACGAGCACATCTACGACCCGGAGAACGACGCCGACGACCCGGGGAAGTCGGACCTCGTCATGGTCTACCACCGGCTCCCCTACGACGAGGTGATCGAGAACGGGGAGGTGCAGCGCCGGCGCCCGAAGTCGCCCAACGGCATCATCCCGACGCTGCTGTCGTTCTTCAGCGAGCGCACCGGATCCTGGGTCGCCTGGTCGGTCGACGATCCGAAGCGCGGCAACTTCGCCACCCACACGGTCGTCGATCCCAAGCTCTACCCCGGCCTGGTCGCCTCACGGCTGCCGCTGTCGAAGAAGGACGTCGACATCTTCTACAAACGCTTCTCCAAGGAGGCGTTCTGGCCGCTGCTGCACACCTTCTGGGAGCGCGCGAAGTTCAAGGAGGAGGACTGGCAGGTCTACCGCCGGGTCAACCGGGCCTTCGCCGAGCAGGCGGCAGCCGAGGCTGCGTACGGCGCCATCGTCTGGATCCACGACTACAACCTGTGGATGGTGCCGGCGTTCCTGCGGGAGCTGCGACCCGATGTGAAGATCGCGTTCCTGCACCACACCCACTTCCCCTCGGCCGACGTGTTCAACGTGGTGCCGTGGCGACGCGAGATCATCGGCTCGCTGCTGCAGTGCGACTACATCTCCTTCCACATCCCCCGCCAGGTGGAGAACTTCGTCGACGTGGCCCGCGGGGTCGCGCCGGTCGAGGTGATCGAGACCGTCGACAGCGCCCCTCGATTCCGGACGTACGGCTTCGCGCTCGGGCTCGACACGATGCCGTCGGTCATCGACGTCGGCGGCCGTCGGGTGCACCTGGGCGCCAACCCGGTCAGCGTCGACACCCAGCGGATCGCCGACACCCTGGCCACGGAGGCCGTGCAGAAGTCGATCGCCAAGGTCAAGACGGAGTTCACCGGGCAGCGGATCGCGCTCGCCGTCTCCCGGCTCGACTACACCAAGGGCGTGCTGCAGCAGCTCGAGGCCTTCGAGCGGGCGCTGCTCGAGGACCCGTCGCTGATGGGCGAGCTCTCGCTGGTGCTGGTGTGCGTGCCGGCCGCCGGCGAGATGACCGTCTACAAGTCGCTGCAGAACCAGATCGAGCAGGCCGTCGGCCGCATCAACGGCCGGTTCTCGCGGATGGGCTGGATGCCCGTGCACTTCTACTTCCGGCCGATCCCGTTCGAGGAGCTGTTGGCCTACTACGCCAACGCCGACATCATGTGGATCACGCCGCTGCGCGACGGCCTCAACCTCGTCGCCAAGGAGTACGCCGCGGTGCACGGCCTCCTCGGCACCAGCGGCACGCTGGTGCTCTCCGAGTTCGCCGGGGCGGCGGCCGAGCTGCGCGGCGCGGTGCTGACCAACCCCCACGACGTCTCCGACATGGTGCGGGTCTTCCTGCAGGCCGTCGACATGGACGAGGCCGAGACCAAGGATCGGATGCGCGGGCTGTGGGACACCGTGCGCCACCACGACTCGAACGCCTGGGCCGACGGGTTCATCGCGGCCGTCGAGGCCGCCACCGCGACCCCGACCCCGGACGAAGCCGCGGGCGCCTGA
- a CDS encoding YihY/virulence factor BrkB family protein, whose product MEKIKAKLAEMRERFPALDRVLRTQEHYGEVGAAQQAGAITYFGFLSTFPILALAFFAVGQIAKVYAGAESDLVDAIDQVLPGLVGNSPGQLKIADIESAAGAVGIVGAVGLLYAGLGFIDGLRKALEAVFVVPDKLQPGFLGAKIRDLIALIGLGAILLVAVAATGLVRTFSVNVLELIGLDEGFGWLIVLLTVVLGLAANTVLFFAMFHLAPQKGNSKRSLWAGALLGAIGFEILKQASALLLNATQGQPAFQAFGIALILVVWIHYTSMVILYAASYAHVRANPAEESEAADDVDADGADAAEDEARG is encoded by the coding sequence ATGGAGAAGATCAAGGCGAAGCTCGCCGAGATGCGCGAGCGGTTCCCCGCGCTGGATCGCGTGCTGCGTACGCAGGAGCACTACGGCGAGGTCGGCGCGGCCCAGCAGGCCGGAGCGATCACCTACTTCGGGTTCCTGTCGACGTTCCCGATCCTCGCCCTCGCCTTCTTCGCCGTCGGCCAGATCGCGAAGGTCTACGCCGGAGCCGAGAGCGACCTGGTCGATGCGATCGACCAGGTGCTGCCCGGGCTCGTCGGCAACAGCCCCGGCCAGCTGAAGATCGCCGACATCGAGAGCGCCGCCGGCGCCGTGGGGATCGTCGGTGCCGTCGGTCTGCTCTACGCCGGTCTCGGGTTCATCGACGGGCTGCGCAAGGCGCTCGAAGCCGTCTTCGTGGTGCCTGACAAGCTCCAGCCGGGCTTCCTCGGAGCCAAGATCCGCGACCTGATCGCGCTGATCGGGCTCGGCGCGATCCTGCTCGTGGCGGTCGCGGCCACCGGGCTCGTACGCACCTTCTCGGTCAACGTCTTGGAGCTCATCGGCCTCGACGAGGGCTTCGGCTGGCTGATCGTGCTGCTCACGGTGGTGCTGGGCCTTGCCGCCAACACCGTGCTCTTCTTCGCGATGTTCCACCTGGCCCCCCAGAAGGGCAACTCGAAACGATCGCTGTGGGCCGGAGCCCTTCTCGGCGCGATCGGCTTCGAGATCCTCAAGCAGGCCTCGGCACTCCTGCTCAACGCCACCCAGGGCCAGCCCGCCTTCCAGGCCTTCGGCATCGCCCTCATCCTGGTCGTCTGGATCCACTACACCTCGATGGTGATCCTCTACGCCGCCTCGTACGCTCACGTTCGCGCCAATCCGGCGGAGGAGTCCGAGGCGGCCGACGACGTGGACGCCGACGGGGCCGACGCTGCCGAGGACGAAGCCCGGGGCTGA